A genomic segment from Triticum dicoccoides isolate Atlit2015 ecotype Zavitan chromosome 1A, WEW_v2.0, whole genome shotgun sequence encodes:
- the LOC119292626 gene encoding shaggy-related protein kinase kappa-like isoform X4, translating into MSNYTLIRYVEHLLIYTTVLASATVISNHRTFSLTHIHTSLKYVILAVQRSWSRESQISRTYAQDTTEHQNSYLVQLNILRPLICGPQAVSWQSCFLDSLFFLGKVELISWLRLSSHSALQVLGTPTREEIKCMNPNYTEFKFPQIKAHPWHKVFQKKLPPEAMDLVSRFLQYSPDLRCTAMEACMHPFFDELRDPNTRLPNGRPLPPLFNFRSQELNGIPPEVVERLVPEHARRQNLFMALRT; encoded by the exons ATGTCAAACTATACACTTATCAG ATATGTCGAGCACTTGCTTATATACACAACTGTGTTGGCATCTGCCACCGTGATATCAAACCACAGAACGTTCTC GTTAACCCACATACACACCAGCTTAAAATATGTGATTTTGGCAGTGCAAAGGTCTTG GTCAAGGGAGAGCCAAATATCTCGTACATATGCTCAAGATACTACCGAGCACCAGAACTCATATTTGGTGCAACTGAATATACTACGGCCATTGATTTGTGGTCCACAGGCTGTGTCATGGCAGAGCTGCTTCTTGGACAG CCTCTTTTTCCTGGGGAAAGTGGAGTTGATCAGCTGGTTGAGATTATCAAG TCATAGTGCCTTGCAGGTCTTgggtactccaacaagggaagagatCAAGTGCATGAATCCAAACTACACGGAGTTCAAGTTCCCACAAATTAAGGCTCACCCATGGCACAAG GTTTTTCAGAAAAAGCTTCCACCTGAAGCAATGGACCTTGTCAGCAGGTTTCTCCAATACTCGCCAGATCTTCGGTGCACTGCT ATGGAAGCCTGCATGCACCCGTTCTTTGATGAGTTGAGAGATCCAAACACCCGTCTACCTAACGGCCGCCCTCTACCTCCCCTCTTCAACTTCAGATCTCAAG AGCTAAACGGTATACCTCCAGAAGTCGTCGAGCGCCTGGTACCGGAGCACGCGAGAAGGCAGAACCTGTTCATGGCGCTCCGCACCTAG
- the LOC119292626 gene encoding shaggy-related protein kinase kappa-like isoform X5, giving the protein MSNYTLIRYVEHLLIYTTVLASATVISNHRTFSLTHIHTSLKYVILAVQRSWSRESQISRTYAQDTTEHQNSYLVQLNILRPLICGPQAVSWQSCFLDSLFFLGKVELISWLRLSSALQVLGTPTREEIKCMNPNYTEFKFPQIKAHPWHKVFQKKLPPEAMDLVSRFLQYSPDLRCTAMEACMHPFFDELRDPNTRLPNGRPLPPLFNFRSQELNGIPPEVVERLVPEHARRQNLFMALRT; this is encoded by the exons ATGTCAAACTATACACTTATCAG ATATGTCGAGCACTTGCTTATATACACAACTGTGTTGGCATCTGCCACCGTGATATCAAACCACAGAACGTTCTC GTTAACCCACATACACACCAGCTTAAAATATGTGATTTTGGCAGTGCAAAGGTCTTG GTCAAGGGAGAGCCAAATATCTCGTACATATGCTCAAGATACTACCGAGCACCAGAACTCATATTTGGTGCAACTGAATATACTACGGCCATTGATTTGTGGTCCACAGGCTGTGTCATGGCAGAGCTGCTTCTTGGACAG CCTCTTTTTCCTGGGGAAAGTGGAGTTGATCAGCTGGTTGAGATTATCAAG TGCCTTGCAGGTCTTgggtactccaacaagggaagagatCAAGTGCATGAATCCAAACTACACGGAGTTCAAGTTCCCACAAATTAAGGCTCACCCATGGCACAAG GTTTTTCAGAAAAAGCTTCCACCTGAAGCAATGGACCTTGTCAGCAGGTTTCTCCAATACTCGCCAGATCTTCGGTGCACTGCT ATGGAAGCCTGCATGCACCCGTTCTTTGATGAGTTGAGAGATCCAAACACCCGTCTACCTAACGGCCGCCCTCTACCTCCCCTCTTCAACTTCAGATCTCAAG AGCTAAACGGTATACCTCCAGAAGTCGTCGAGCGCCTGGTACCGGAGCACGCGAGAAGGCAGAACCTGTTCATGGCGCTCCGCACCTAG
- the LOC119292626 gene encoding shaggy-related protein kinase kappa-like isoform X6, with amino-acid sequence MSNYTLIRYVEHLLIYTTVLASATVISNHRTFSSRESQISRTYAQDTTEHQNSYLVQLNILRPLICGPQAVSWQSCFLDSLFFLGKVELISWLRLSSHSALQVLGTPTREEIKCMNPNYTEFKFPQIKAHPWHKVFQKKLPPEAMDLVSRFLQYSPDLRCTAMEACMHPFFDELRDPNTRLPNGRPLPPLFNFRSQELNGIPPEVVERLVPEHARRQNLFMALRT; translated from the exons ATGTCAAACTATACACTTATCAG ATATGTCGAGCACTTGCTTATATACACAACTGTGTTGGCATCTGCCACCGTGATATCAAACCACAGAACGTTCTC GTCAAGGGAGAGCCAAATATCTCGTACATATGCTCAAGATACTACCGAGCACCAGAACTCATATTTGGTGCAACTGAATATACTACGGCCATTGATTTGTGGTCCACAGGCTGTGTCATGGCAGAGCTGCTTCTTGGACAG CCTCTTTTTCCTGGGGAAAGTGGAGTTGATCAGCTGGTTGAGATTATCAAG TCATAGTGCCTTGCAGGTCTTgggtactccaacaagggaagagatCAAGTGCATGAATCCAAACTACACGGAGTTCAAGTTCCCACAAATTAAGGCTCACCCATGGCACAAG GTTTTTCAGAAAAAGCTTCCACCTGAAGCAATGGACCTTGTCAGCAGGTTTCTCCAATACTCGCCAGATCTTCGGTGCACTGCT ATGGAAGCCTGCATGCACCCGTTCTTTGATGAGTTGAGAGATCCAAACACCCGTCTACCTAACGGCCGCCCTCTACCTCCCCTCTTCAACTTCAGATCTCAAG AGCTAAACGGTATACCTCCAGAAGTCGTCGAGCGCCTGGTACCGGAGCACGCGAGAAGGCAGAACCTGTTCATGGCGCTCCGCACCTAG